The genomic stretch TGTCTGCTTATTTTTATCGATGTCTATGGGGAACCCTTTACCTGAATTATCCATTGCAATCTataaattatcccaaaattgtaaTGTTGGAAAATCTACTAGTCGTTTTAGCTTGAACAATATCTGAAGCCTCTCACTCTAACATACTATTATGGTTGACGTTCTTGTTTACTTTTCAGGCATACCAAATACGTTTAATGTGGTTTCAAATTTCCCATTCCTTGTAGTTGGTCTTGTTGGGCTTGTACTTTGCTTTCATGGGGACTATTTTAGGCTCAGGTATTAATTGGTGCATGTTTAGCATTGTATCTGGACTAAAGCAAAGAAATCATTCTTTCACAGGCTTATGATAACATCTAAATATTTGTAAAGGTTGCAAGGTGAAATTTGGGGCTGGACATGTTTTTTCATTGGGGTAGCGGCTGTTGCTTTTGGTTCTTCTTACTATCATCTCAAGCCAAATGATGCCCGTCTTGTGTGGGATCGCTTGCCAGTGAGCTTCTTTTGGTTCAGCCCTTTTTTGTGATATCCTCATTGATTGTTTCTGACATTTTATGAAAAATCCATACAGATGACAATTGCATTCACATCGATCATAGCAATCTTTATAATTGAAAGAATCGATGAGCACAAGGGAACAGTGTCAATTGTTCCCTTACTCTTGGCAGGTGTTGTAAGCATATTATATTGGAGGTAAGCATCTGTACCCGTCCTTAATGATAAAGGTTATTGTTGTTTCTATCTTAATGTTGGTCTTCGCCCAAGTTTTCTGGTTCTATCCACAAACACTTGTCAGGATTTGCTGGTGTTGTAGTGGTGTCGGTTGTCAAGTTACAGGGTTTTAGCTATTGGTGAGACTTTCTTTTGATAAAACTGTCCATAATGTGATTGTGTCCTTGGGCATGTGAAGTTTTTCTTCAACACCTTTTGATTGTACAATATTTTTGCCTTTTTGACTTCCTCCAGGGTTCAAATGCCAAGTTATTGTGAATTAAACTTTGCCTAGACCATGCATGAGATGCCTACCTAACAATTAGAAGTAAAAATTTGTTGACTCTTATTTTTACATGCAGGTTTTTTGATGACCTCCGTCCATATGCATTGGTTCAGTTTGTTCCATGCATTGCAATCCCGGTAATGGCGATATTGTTGCCTCCAATGTACACGCATTCCGCATACTGGCTTTGGGCTGCAGGTTAGCGGTTTGATTaagtttgtttttttctttttttttttaaattcttttagtACTTTCTTCTATGCTCAGCCACATTTGATTCATAATGCAGGATTTTATCTTTTAGCTAAGGTGGAAGAAGCTACAGATAGACCGATTTATAAGTGGACGCATCATATTGTCAGTGGGCATACTCTCAAGCATTTGTGTGCAGCAGTGGTTCCAGTGTTCTTGGCACTCATGCTTGCAAAGAGGAGTATTGAAACAGAGAGGTatgctttccttttcttttaaccTGTTTGATCCCCTGCTATGATGCTTGGCATTGGGCAAATTCTCATATGTAGGGTGTAAGTTTGCAACTTTAGGCCTTAGGGTGTGACTGCtcccattttaatttattttatccttGATTGGTATTACCATGACAATACCTTTATTAATTCCAGTTATAAATTGCTGTCTCATCCCACAGCTAGGGCAGGTTCTTAGATGAACCTGACTGTCAGAGCTTAACGATTTGACAATGATATTCTCAAGAATTCCTTAAGAATTATGAGAATTAGggaagagaaatgagagagaaagaaatgagggGGAacaagagaattgagagagagagagaattggagggagagaattccaaattgaaaatgattttcATTCATGCCCTTCATCGGGTGAGATCAGTTCATATTTCTCCTGATCTCCTCACAACCAAATGGGAGTATTCCCACGAAAAACAAAGCAGAGCTGCCTAACTGATCCACGCCACTTGCATCAAGCATGTGCGTGTTTGGTTACTACTTTTCTCCCCTAATTTCCCTCAATTACAATTCAATTATTAGGCGATACATGACAATTACCCTCTCCTTGagaaatttcttgtcctcaagaaatataaAGTAAACTAGCTACCATCAGGAACTGTCTGAACAGATATGGAAGATACTCCCAAATATTGTCGTCTGTGTGAAGATGGGCCCATTTCACCAACACTTGAGTTATGGGGGCTCCTTGTTGGTAGATGACCCTTCGGTCTAAGGTAGCTGTTGTCTCTACTTCAAGCTCTACTTTTAGGTTACCTATATAGGTAAGCTAGGACTTGCTGGATGACCTCCCACATAGTAGGGACACATGAAACACCGGATGGATCTTTCTCCGACAATTGAAGCTTATAGGCCACCTTACCAAATTTAGTTACAATGGGGGGaaggttgtgttaggtagccgacagccaacgtaaaacttagtcggatccaaaacatgaactctagacaaattatgaaaaatcgtttgggcgtgggcgtaaccctttaTAGCGACGCACTACGCTGCTcccgtgtagtgacaagtgagctagggccgctgcatcggcggccggatgtagtgataaatgagtaagggttcccgcatttgcttggacggatgtgggtaaagaagctagtccaaaatcaaaatcaaaatcaaaatcaaaatcaaaaccaaaaccaaaatcaaaatcaaaaacaaaatcaaattcaaagtcaaggccaaaaacagaatcaaatccaaagtcaaggccaaaaacaaaatcatagattaaggattgggtcatggaacataggaacattaacaggcaaagctatggaagtggtggatgtgatgattaggagaaaaattaatattatgtgccttcaagagacgagatgggtagggaaaaaagtaaaaactttatcagaagctggatataaaatatggtacacaggaactgatcgagcgaaaaatggagtggggattattatggataaaagcttaatagatgaggtagtggatgtaaagagaataggagataggattattatggtgaagattagtctaggaagaatgactatgaatatctttagtacatatgcaccacaagcgaggttaggtgatgagataaaagcaaaattctgggaggacctagagggactcatacaaatgataccaagaggagagaaagtgattataggaggtgacttaaatgggcacgtgggtagagacggaaacggatatagagaggtacacggagggtatggattcggggaaattaataatgagggtaaatctatcatagattttgctatggcatataggctcattataaccaatactaggttcaaaaaacgggacgaacacttaatcacatataaaaatatcacctcaaacactcaaatagattacttcctcatgagacaagaggatcggttatgttttaggaattgtaaggtgataccgggagagtgtttgactactcaacatagatttcaagtacttgacgtccaagtaagaaattggaagagaaaaaatcacataaaacaaaatccaagaatcaggtggtggaatttaaaaggggagaaacaactaatcttcaaagaaaaattaaggggtagaagggaatggaatggagaaagacagacaaaccaaatgtgaaaAGAAATgactaatgctctgagaagcacggcaaaggtagtccttggagagacaaatggtagagcccctaaccttaaggagtcttggtggtggaatgaagaggtacaattgaaaattaaaaataagaaaacttgctataaggcggtatatcaatgcaacaatgaagaaaatcgaaaaaattataaagaagcaaaaaaggcagcaaaaaaagctgttagtgaagtaaggtcaaaagcatatgagaatctatataaacgacttgatacaaaagatggagaaagggatatatataaattagctaaagcaagagaaagaaaaacacgggatttaaatcaagtgaaatgcataaaagatgacaatcaaaatgttttagtaaatgagggagcgattaaggagagatggaaggagtatttcacaaaattattcaatgatggtggtgacacaagagttaggttgggacatcttagtaactccgaagggtgagctacacattctatcgacgcataagttcaaatgaaataaggcaagcattaaaaaagatgaaaaatcataaggcagtgggaccagataatataccaatagaagcatggaaatgcatgggagaagagggcatcttctggctaacgcaactatttaacgccatccttaaatcaaaaaagatgccagatgagtggaggaagagtactttggttcctatatacaagaacaaaggagatgtttaaaattgtgaaaattataaaggaattaagttaatgagtcataccatgaaactctgggagagagtaatagagcagaggctcagaaaggaaacaaaggtgtcagaaaatcagtttggtttcatgcctggtaggtcaacaatggaagctatatatttactgaggcgtctaatggaaaggtatcgagatcatcagaaggacctacatatggtgtttatagatctagaaaaggcctatgatagggtccctagagaagtattatggagggttttagagaagaaatgagtcaaaatagcctatatacaagcccttaaggacatgtatcatggtgtagagacaagggtcaaaaCATGCGGAGgagatactgaaccatttacaactacaataggactgcatcaaggttctgtactaagtccatacttatttgccctagtaatggatgaactcactaaagatattcagacagatgtgccatggtgtatgctatttgcagacgacatagtgttggtggatgaaacaaaagaatgagtgaacactaagcttgagttgtggagaaacaatttagaatctaagggatttaaattaagtagaaagaaaacagaatatatggaatgcaaatttagtaaaaatgcaagagtggatgatgttataataaaattagaagaccaaatcttacaaagaaaagaccattttcgatatttgggatcagtgattcaaaaagatggagaaatccatgaggatgtcgcacatagaattaaggcaggttggctaaaatggagaaatgcattgggggtgttatgtgatggtaaaatcctattaaaattgaaaggaaaattttataggacagctataagaccagtcttgctgtatggcttagaatgttgggcagtcaaataccagcatgagcaaaagacgagtgtagcggagatgaggatgttaagatggatgtgcggacgtacaagaaaggataaaattagaaatgaagttattcgtaataaggtaagagtagtgccaatcgaggagaagatgagagagactagactaagatggtttggtcatgtgagaaggagactaagagatgctcctgtgaggagagttgatgaaatggaacaattagtcacaaaaagaggtagaggtagatccaagaagactttgggagagacattaagatttgatatgaaatatatggatctaaatgaggatatgacaaaagacagaaatacatagaagtctagaattcatgtagccgaccctacatagtgggataaaggctggatatgttgttgttgttgttgggggGAAGGGCTCTACCTTGGGCTTAGCTTAGTTACTTGCTCATTTGTCATTGCCTTAATCTGTGAGGTTCGTAGCTTTAGGTAAACTTCTTCTCCCACTGGaaattctctttcactcctACCCTTGTCTACTTGTTGCTTCATTCTGTTCTAAGCCATGGCCAAATCTCGTCTGAGCTGCTGGAAAACCTCCTGTCTTTGCTGGTGATGGGCATCTACTGCTTCCACATTGGTGAACTCCTAGGTCACTAGTAGTAGAGGGGGCTTGTACCCAAATAAAGCTTCAAACGATGACGTCCAGATGGAGTTGTGGTGGCTGGAGTTTTACCATCACTAGGCTAAAGCTAGCCACTTATGCCAAACCTTTGGCTGTTGAAAACTTAGGCACCTTAAGTAATTCTCCAAGCATTGATTGACCCGCTCTATTTGCCCATCCGTTTGTGGGTGGTAAGCGGAGGACATGCTAAGCTTTGCCCCCATAGACTTTAATAGTGTTTGCCAAAAGAGGCTAGTGAATACCTTGTCCCAATCAGAAATGATAGTTCTAGGAACCCCATGCAATTTGATGACTTGATCAAGGAACACCCTAGCAACCTCCTAGGTGGTGTAAGGATGAGATAGGCTTAGGAAGTGGGCAAACTTTGTACACCTATCGACCACCATGAGTATATAGTCCTTACCTTCTAATCTAAGCAgcccttcaataaaatccatggaCACACTTTCCCAAGCTTGTCCTGGGATGTCTAGGGGTTGTAACAACCCAGGAGTGGCCACTATTTCATACTTACATCTTTTGCAAGTGTCACAAGCCATTACAAATCTAACCATTGCTTCTTTCAACTTGGGCCAAAAGAAAACTTGTCTCACCTTGTGGTATGTGTTTTGAATCCTTGAATGTCCTCCCAATGGGGACCCATGTAGGGTCTAGAGGATCTTCTCCTTAACAGTTGGGCAATCCCCAATTACCATCCTCCCCTTATACCGGAGCACCCCATTCTGTAGTGTATATTCCCTTTTGTTGTTAGGATCCAACACTAACTGCTCCAAAAGCCCTTTGATCTGCTCATTTGGTTCATAGTTGCTGGCCACCTCTTGGTACAAACCCGGTATTAATGTGATAATGGTTGTTGTTTCTCCTTTTTCCTAACATTTAGATAGGGCATCTGCCACaacattttcctttcctttcttatactGTATAGTGTCATCAAGGCTCATCAATTTAGCCATACCTTTCTTCTGTAGTTGGGTGTGAAGTTTCTGTTGCAGGAGAAACTTCAAACTTTGGTGGTTAGTCTTGATTACAAATTGGCCCCCCTCGAGATAAAGTCTCCATTTCTCTACAGCCATTAACACTGCCACaaattctttttcatatatGCTCAATTTCACATGCCTTGGAGCCAATGCTTGACTGAGGAAGGCTATGGGCTTGCCTTCTTACATTAACACAACCCCCACACCATTATTACACGCGTCAGTTTCAAGCATGAAAGTCTTGTTAAAGTTTGGTAACCTTGGAACCGGGGCCTCACTCATAACTTGTTTCAACTATTCAAAGTTTGCCTCAACCTTTGGTCCCCATCTAAAACCTTCATTTTTCAGCAATTGTATTAGTGGCCTATTTATCACTCCATAAGCCCTCACAAACCTCTTGTAGTACCTTGTCAAGCCTAAGAACCCCCTTAAGGCTTTGAGGGTGATAGGCCTTGGCCACGACTGCATGGTTGCCACCTTGTTTGGGTCAATGCTAACCCTTTCGCTAGAGATGATATACCCCAGGTACTCTACCTGTCTTTGAGCAAATGAACACTTTAACCTCTTAATACACAATTGGTTGACCCTAAGGATCTCAAAGGTAACCTTTAGGTGTGCTAGTACGTCGATATCTCGTCAAAGAATACAAGGATAAAATTTCTTTGATGTGGTTCAAATATTTGATTCATTAGGGACTGGATAGTAGCCAGGGCGTTAGTAAGGCCAAAAGGCATTACTAAGAATTCATAATGGCCTTGGTGGGTTCGAGATGCAGTCTTAGGTATGTCTTGTAGGCTCATTCTAATCTGGTGATAGCCTACTCTGAGATCAAGTTTAGAAAAAATAGTACCATCCCTTAGTTCATCTAAGAGATCCTCAATGAGGGGAATgagaaatttatctttgataaTCATGGCATTTAATTGTCGGTAATCCACACAGAAGCACCATAATCCGTCCTTCGTTTTAACTAATAGCACAGGGGATGCAAAGGGGCTATGGTTGGGTTGAATTAGAGAGTGTTGCAGCATTTCTTTGACCATCCTCTCTATTTCTATTTTCGGTGTTGGGGGATATCGATAGGCTCGGGCATTGAAAGGCTCATAATTAAGTTTTAGGCTAATGGAGTGATATTGGTTTCTAGGAAGGGGTAAGGCTTTAGGCTCTCCAAACTTATCCTCATATTCAACTAAAAGTATATTAAGTAGGTTGAGTTGGTTTACATCCCATGTCTTTTGAGTTGGATTGCTGACTACTAACATCAACTCACTCCTTGCCTCCtgctctttttcttcttccaatgctTGGATAGAAAAGAGTTGGACCACCTGAGTCATCTTTTGTTTGATGATCTTTTGCAGTCGTTTTCCTATAATCATCTTACACATTCCCATTTCCTTACTGCCCATCAGTGTCATCCTTCTCCCTTCTTTCTCAAATGTCACTTCCATCCTATTAAAATCGAAACATATAGGACTCACatgcttcatccaatctaccctcAAAACTACATCACAACCCCCTAATTTCAACAACTTAAGATTTGCCTCAAAGGTTTCCTCTGCATCTCCCAACAGAAGTCTGCACAGGCTAATCTACTCACCACTTTGTTCCCATTTACCACGGTTACAATAAGGGGTTGAGTGTTGATTAGGGAACACTTCAACCTCTTGGCAGTTCCTTCATCTAAAAAactgtgggtgctcccactatctATAAGGATCATCAACTTACTCTCTTCCTCcttcccttccaccttaatgattttattattggCCAACCCTCTCAAGGCATGCGAAGAGATTTCTCCAttgtcttcctctccttcttcagGCACATCAaacatttccttttcttctacGTTTCCCTCATCCCCTTCCAGTAGAAGCAATTGCTTCTTGCACTGGTGCCCAGGGAAATACCTATCCCCACATTTGAAGCAGAGATTAGCCTTCCTCCTCTGCTCCATTAGTTTGTCCCCTTGTGTTTTAGGAGCCGGTAGAGGTAAGCTCCTCACTCCATGCACCCTTATGATAGTCTTCTTTCCTTGATTCTTCCCCACGGGGGGTCAACACA from Diospyros lotus cultivar Yz01 chromosome 9, ASM1463336v1, whole genome shotgun sequence encodes the following:
- the LOC127809449 gene encoding uncharacterized protein LOC127809449 isoform X2 codes for the protein MRKRTVYSWGVAILCFAVLMIVTPSIPQSQEYHDFADQREFFVGLVGLVLCFHGDYFRLRLQGEIWGWTCFFIGVAAVAFGSSYYHLKPNDARLVWDRLPMTIAFTSIIAIFIIERIDEHKGTVSIVPLLLAGVVSILYWRFFDDLRPYALVQFVPCIAIPVMAILLPPMYTHSAYWLWAAGFYLLAKVEEATDRPIYKWTHHIVSGHTLKHLCAAVVPVFLALMLAKRSIETERQSLLETWKVSWIKFRGKEMKVESYTCTYSNVPVEESTE
- the LOC127809449 gene encoding uncharacterized protein LOC127809449 isoform X1, yielding MRKRTVYSWGVAILCFAVLMIVTPSIPQSQEYHDFADQREFFGIPNTFNVVSNFPFLVVGLVGLVLCFHGDYFRLRLQGEIWGWTCFFIGVAAVAFGSSYYHLKPNDARLVWDRLPMTIAFTSIIAIFIIERIDEHKGTVSIVPLLLAGVVSILYWRFFDDLRPYALVQFVPCIAIPVMAILLPPMYTHSAYWLWAAGFYLLAKVEEATDRPIYKWTHHIVSGHTLKHLCAAVVPVFLALMLAKRSIETERQSLLETWKVSWIKFRGKEMKVESYTCTYSNVPVEESTE